One Helianthus annuus cultivar XRQ/B chromosome 12, HanXRQr2.0-SUNRISE, whole genome shotgun sequence genomic region harbors:
- the LOC110892691 gene encoding uncharacterized protein LOC110892691 produces MDVFYEVLHDSTTIEGLEDMLDSCNPLVQSFRMVRDCFQENEFQDVCLKLIGTRDKDGRVHNLPTASKIAALINGDFDGAFDKRDIVLRKKSGGLQRISELHPSYLALQYPLIFPYAEDGYRVGIKHRGIAIDNEVLRTNLTIREFFCYKIQDRHNQFSLLVNAKKLFQQFLVDGYTMIESARLNYIRTQQPKLRAQSLKNLNATVESGENNASSCGKPILLPSSFTGGSRYMMQKYLDAMAICKSVGYPDLFITVTCNPNWPEIYRCLHDKALNAEDRPDIISRLFKSHCLKISVMYTVEFQKRGLPHAHICLFLGAESKFPTASDINGVISAEIPDKERDPELYELVKQFMIHGPCDETGVDSEGYPVYCHRQTSNTVVKNGVTHDNRFVVPYNALLLRKYQCHVNVEWCNQSGSIKYLFKYINKGHNRVTASVFQANSTKNDTEQNVAVDEIKAYLDCRYISACEAAWRIFMYDIHYRYPAVEVLPFHCEDGQSIGYNDHDNLCDIVTDPTVKMTMFTEWMNCNKVDEFARTLRYVQFPGYYVWNAKNRKWNRRMHPYGSIGRIHYVPPSLDDCYYLRILLNHIKGPTCFEDIKIVDGQVFQTFKDACFTRGLLDDDKEYVNAVKEASTWSTGDFLRTFFNVVAVKFDIPS; encoded by the exons atGGACGtgttttacgaggtgttacatgatAGTACAACCATAGAGGGTCTTGAAGATATGCTGGATTCTTGTAATCCTCTTGTCCAGTCCTTCAGAATGGTAAGAGATTGTTTTCAAGAAAATGAGTTTCAAGATGTATGCTTGAAGCTTATTGGAACAAGAGATAAGGATGGAAGAGTTCACAATTTGCCAACAGCATCAAAAATTGCTGCGTTAATAAATGGTGATTTTGATGGAGCATTTGACAAACGGGACATTGTTCTTAGAAAGAAGTCTGGTGGTCTTCAAAGAATTAGTGAGCTTCATCCCTCTTACCTTGCTTTGCAATATCCACTTATTTTCCCATATGCAGAAGATGGTTATAGAGTTGGTATTAAACATAGAGGGATTGCGATTGATAATGAGGTACTTAGAACCAATCTTACAATTAGAGAATTCTTTTGTTACAAAATTCAAGATAGACATAATCAGTTTTCATTATTAGTTAATGCTAAAAAACTATTTCAGCAGTTTTTGGTTGATGGATACACGATGATAGAATCTGCCAGGTTGAATTATATAAGGACACAACAACCTAAACTTAGAGCACAAAGTCTTAAGAACTTGAATGCTACTGTTGAAAGTGGAGAGAATAATGCCTCAAGTTGTGGTAAACCTATACTTTTACCTTCATCATTTACTGGTGGTTCTAGATATATGATGCAAAAGTACTTGGATGCTATGGCAATTTGCAAGTCTGTTGGATATCCCGATTTATTCATAACGGTGACTTGTAATCCAAACTGGCCTGAGATTTACAGGTGTTTGCACGATAAAGCTCTTAATGCTGAAGACAGACCGGATATTATCTCTAGATTATTCAAGT CTCACTGTTTAAAAATTTCAGTTATGTATACAGTGGAATTTCAGAAGCGTGGACTCCCACATGCTCACATATGTTTGTTCTTGGGTGCTGAAAGTAAATTTCCAACTGCATCTGATATTAATGGTGTTATTAGTGCTGAGATACCAGATAAAGAAAGAGATCCTGAATTATATGAGCTTGTCAAGCAATTTATGATTCATGGACCATGTG ATGAGACTGGTGTTGATTCTGAAGGATATCCTGTCTATTGTCATCGTCAAACAAGTAATACAGTAGTAAAGAATGGTGTGACACATGATAATAGATTTGTAGTTCCTTACAATGCTCTCCTGCTCAGAAAGTATCAGTGCCACGTTAACGTTGAATGGTGCAACCAGTCAGGTTCtatcaaatatttgtttaaatatattaATAAGGGGCATAATAGAGTTACTGCTTCTGTTTTTCAAGCCAATAGCACCAAGAATGATACGGAACAGAATGTAGCTGTAGATGAGATAAAAGCATACCTTGATTGTAGATATATCTCTGCTTGTGAAGCTGCTTGGAGAATATTCATGTATGATATACATTATAGATATCCGGCAGTTGAAGTATTACCTTTTCATTGTGAAGATGGTCAGAGTATTGGGTATAACGATCATGATAATTTGTGTGATATTGTTACTGATCCAACTGTGAAAATGACAATGTTTACAGAGTGGATGAATTGTAATAAAGTCGATGAATTTGCCAGGACATTGAGGTATGTTCAGTTTCCGGGATATTATGTATGGAATGCTAAAAATCGCAAATGGAATCGAAGAATGCATCCGTATGGATCAATTGGGAGGATACATTATGTCCCACCATCACTTGATGATTGTTATTACCTAAGGATTTTACTAAATCATATTAAGGGACCAACCTGTTTTGAAGATATAAAAATAGTTGATGGGCAggtttttcaaacatttaaaGATGCATGTTTTACACGGGGGCTGTTGGATGATGATAAAGAATATGTTAATGCTGTCAAAGAAGCTAGCACATGGTCAACCGGAGATTTCTTGAGGACCTTTTTTAATGTTGTTGCTGTCAAATTCGATATCCCGTCCTAG